A genomic window from Triticum urartu cultivar G1812 chromosome 7, Tu2.1, whole genome shotgun sequence includes:
- the LOC125525697 gene encoding uncharacterized protein LOC125525697: MASDESLDAFAGKISGMAARYTGLGATLDDAAMVRKLLDCVPDRLYAAVAGMEQFCDLSTLLFDDALGRLKAFDERLRRRGQAGGERADGEQLMLTAAQWRARERRRGGARGEDDDDGAASTASGGGDNRRGKCYKCGVRGHFKRECPLLRKEPAAGHALMVDADVEDADLL, encoded by the coding sequence ATGGCGAGCGACGAGTCGCTAGACGCGTTCGCAGGGAAGATCAGCGGCATGGCGGCGCGCTACACCGGGCTGGGAGCGACCCTCGACGACGCGGCGATGGTGAGGAAGCTCCTGGATTGCGTCCCGGATCGTCTGTACGCGGCGGTGGCGGGGATGGAGCAGTTCTGCGACCTCTCGACGCTGCTCTTCGACGACGCGCTCGGGCGCCTGAAGGCGTTCGACGAGCGGCTGCGTCGGCGTGGTCAGGCAGGCGGCGAGCGGGCAGACGGTGAGCAGCTCATGCTCACCGCAGCACAGTGGCGTGCACGCGAGCGGCGGCGAGGCGGTGCACGCggtgaagacgacgacgacggcgcGGCGAGCACGGCATCAGGCGGCGGGGACAACCGTCGCGGGAAGTGCTACAAGTGTGGCGTCAGAGGTCATTTCAAGAGGGAGTGCCCCCTGCTGCGGAAGGAGCCGGCCGCGGGGCATGCCCTGATGGTGGACGCGGACGTCGAGGACGCCGACCTGCTCTGA